From a single Kryptolebias marmoratus isolate JLee-2015 linkage group LG6, ASM164957v2, whole genome shotgun sequence genomic region:
- the fign gene encoding fidgetin isoform X2 has translation MQWTPEHTQWAEQHFDISSTTRSPAHKVEAYRGHLQRTYQYAWANDDISALTASNLLKKYAEKYSGILEGPNERALLCSYSDSTTGLMNGRKSENDSWQEGIYPMNCAPDVISVSKAGMTAALPPTDTSASIGSSPGVASSLSEPSYSSSNCGSHPATTLHSGIPSQEYTASYNGSYLHSSYNSQSTPALPSPHPSPLQSAGLLQPPPPPPALVPSYNGGSPNLPNYSYPPTGYASQTTVGPGYSPGGAPPPSAYLPSGIAAPTPIPPYTYQSHNHTPIAPTPLNGSTSNSLKRKAFYMSGHGDVDSNYGNFNYNQQRSSHSPMYRVADSSVSDSNRGSGFERNAEPSSLAFKPTKQSMSSDQQRKFNVHSGRALTPPSYGSTKSSGGELRTGESYSKFGSPIMSEQTDEHRQHLSHSLPGPDLATATSSTHAAEEQLKNSDSSLVEMVNTEILQQGSPVDWSDIAGLDMAKAAIKEEILWPILRPDMFSGLATLPRSLLLFGPQGTGRSLLARCMANQLGAAFLRLSSSALVTKWLGEGDKIIQASFLVARCRQPAVVFISDVDLLLSAQLSEESPVNHLKAELLIQLDSILTSAEDHVLVVCSTSKPEEIPETLRRYFTKRLLIPLPDGTARHQIISQLLSQHNYCLSDKEISLLVQRTEGFSGLDVAQLCQEALVGPLHGISGADLSSIHPSQMRPVSYQDFDNVFCKFQPSISQKELDVYTEWNKMFGCSQ, from the coding sequence ATGCAGTGGACCCCTGAGCATACACAATGGGCAGAACAACACTTTGACATCTCATCCACTACCCGCTCGCCAGCACACAAAGTGGAGGCCTACCGGGGGCACTTGCAGCGAACATACCAGTATGCGTGGGCAAACGATGACATCTCTGCACTGACTGCCTCCAATCTGCTCAAGAAATATGCAGAGAAGTACTCTGGGATCCTGGAAGGCCCAAATGAAAGAGCCCTGCTGTGCTCCTACTCTGATAGCACCACTGGACTCATGAATGGACGGAAGTCAGAGAATGACTCCTGGCAGGAGGGGATTTACCCAATGAACTGTGCTCCAGATGTTATATCTGTGAGCAAAGCTGGAATGACAGCTGCCCTCCCCCCTACAGACACATCGGCTAGCATAGGAAGCTCCCCAGGGGTGGCCAGCAGCTTGTCTGAGCCCAGCTACTCCAGCAGTAACTGTGGTAGTCACCCAGCTACCACTCTCCACTCGGGCATCCCCTCTCAGGAATATACTGCCAGTTACAATGGTTCCTACCTGCATTCTAGCTACAACAGTCAGAGTACCCCAGCCCTCCCCTCCCCACACCCCTCACCGTTGCAGAGTGCTGGGCTTTTACAACCACCGCCACCTCCCCCTGCTTTAGTGCCAAGCTACAATGGTGGCTCTCCAAACCTTCCCAACTACAGTTATCCTCCTACAGGGTATGCCTCACAGACTACTGTGGGTCCCGGTTATAGTCCTGGGGGAGCGCCGCCCCCTTCTGCTTATCTGCCGTCTGGCATTGCAGCTCCTACCCCAATACCTCCCTACACCTACCAGTCCCATAATCATACACCAATTGCCCCCACACCTTTAAATGGCAGCACATCCAACTCATTAAAACGAAAAGCTTTCTACATGAGTGGACACGGAGATGTGGACTCAAACTATGGTAACTTCAACTACAACCAACAGCGCTCCTCACACAGCCCAATGTACAGAGTGGCAGACAGTAGCGTCTCAGACTCAAACAGGGGCAGTGGCTTTGAAAGAAATGCAGAACCATCATCTTTAGCCTTCAAGCCAACCAAACAGTCAATGTCCTCTGACCAGCAAAGAAAATTCAATGTACACTCTGGCAGAGCACTAACTCCTCCATCCTATGGATCAACCAAAAGTTCTGGAGGGGAACTAAGAACTGGTGAGTCCTATAGCAAATTTGGATCTCCCATTATGAGCGAGCAAACTGATGAGCACAGGCAGCACCTCTCCCACTCCCTGCCAGGCCCTGATTTAGCTACGGCTACCTCATCCACCCACGCTGCAGAGGAGCAGTTAAAGAACAGTGATTCCAGCCTGGTGGAAATGGTAAATACGGAGATCCTTCAGCAGGGCTCTCCAGTGGACTGGAGTGACATTGCAGGACTGGATATGGCCAAAGCAGCAATCAAAGAGGAGATACTGTGGCCGATTTTACGGCCAGATATGTTTAGTGGACTTGCCACATTACCTCGGAGCCTCCTTTTATTCGGACCTCAGGGAACTGGTAGATCACTGCTGGCTCGCTGCATGGCCAACCAGCTGGGGGCTGCCTTCTTGCGATTGAGCAGTTCAGCACTGGTGACTAAGTGGCTTGGGGAAGGTGACAAGATCATCCAAGCTTCTTTTCTTGTAGCTCGCTGTCGCCAACCAGCAGTAGTGTTCATCAGTGATGTGGATCTGCTGCTGTCCGCCCAGCTGTCCGAGGAGAGCCCAGTGAATCACCTCAAGGCTGAGCTCCTCATACAGCTCGACAGTATTCTGACCTCTGCTGAGGACCATGTTCTTGTGGTCTGCTCCACCAGTAAGCCTGAAGAGATCCCTGAGACTCTACGAAGATATTTTACTAAGCGATTGCTCATCCCCTTGCCTGATGGGACTGCACGCCATCAGATAATCAGTCAGCTGCTCTCACAGCACAACTATTGTCTCAGTGACAAAGAGATTTCATTATTAGTTCAGAGGACAGAGGGCTTTTCTGGATTGGATGTGGCCCAGCTGTGTCAAGAGGCTCTGGTTGGTCCTCTTCATGGCATTTCTGGAGCTGACCTTTCTAGCATTCACCCCAGTCAGATGAGACCAGTCTCATACCAAGACTTTGACAATGTATTTTGCAAATTCCAGCCCAGCATATCACAAAAAGAGCTTGACGTGTACACTGAgtggaataaaatgtttggCTGTAGTCAATGA
- the fign gene encoding fidgetin isoform X1, with protein sequence MITSTSIYGIKMQWTPEHTQWAEQHFDISSTTRSPAHKVEAYRGHLQRTYQYAWANDDISALTASNLLKKYAEKYSGILEGPNERALLCSYSDSTTGLMNGRKSENDSWQEGIYPMNCAPDVISVSKAGMTAALPPTDTSASIGSSPGVASSLSEPSYSSSNCGSHPATTLHSGIPSQEYTASYNGSYLHSSYNSQSTPALPSPHPSPLQSAGLLQPPPPPPALVPSYNGGSPNLPNYSYPPTGYASQTTVGPGYSPGGAPPPSAYLPSGIAAPTPIPPYTYQSHNHTPIAPTPLNGSTSNSLKRKAFYMSGHGDVDSNYGNFNYNQQRSSHSPMYRVADSSVSDSNRGSGFERNAEPSSLAFKPTKQSMSSDQQRKFNVHSGRALTPPSYGSTKSSGGELRTGESYSKFGSPIMSEQTDEHRQHLSHSLPGPDLATATSSTHAAEEQLKNSDSSLVEMVNTEILQQGSPVDWSDIAGLDMAKAAIKEEILWPILRPDMFSGLATLPRSLLLFGPQGTGRSLLARCMANQLGAAFLRLSSSALVTKWLGEGDKIIQASFLVARCRQPAVVFISDVDLLLSAQLSEESPVNHLKAELLIQLDSILTSAEDHVLVVCSTSKPEEIPETLRRYFTKRLLIPLPDGTARHQIISQLLSQHNYCLSDKEISLLVQRTEGFSGLDVAQLCQEALVGPLHGISGADLSSIHPSQMRPVSYQDFDNVFCKFQPSISQKELDVYTEWNKMFGCSQ encoded by the exons ATGATCACTAGCACCAGTATTTATG GTATAAAGATGCAGTGGACCCCTGAGCATACACAATGGGCAGAACAACACTTTGACATCTCATCCACTACCCGCTCGCCAGCACACAAAGTGGAGGCCTACCGGGGGCACTTGCAGCGAACATACCAGTATGCGTGGGCAAACGATGACATCTCTGCACTGACTGCCTCCAATCTGCTCAAGAAATATGCAGAGAAGTACTCTGGGATCCTGGAAGGCCCAAATGAAAGAGCCCTGCTGTGCTCCTACTCTGATAGCACCACTGGACTCATGAATGGACGGAAGTCAGAGAATGACTCCTGGCAGGAGGGGATTTACCCAATGAACTGTGCTCCAGATGTTATATCTGTGAGCAAAGCTGGAATGACAGCTGCCCTCCCCCCTACAGACACATCGGCTAGCATAGGAAGCTCCCCAGGGGTGGCCAGCAGCTTGTCTGAGCCCAGCTACTCCAGCAGTAACTGTGGTAGTCACCCAGCTACCACTCTCCACTCGGGCATCCCCTCTCAGGAATATACTGCCAGTTACAATGGTTCCTACCTGCATTCTAGCTACAACAGTCAGAGTACCCCAGCCCTCCCCTCCCCACACCCCTCACCGTTGCAGAGTGCTGGGCTTTTACAACCACCGCCACCTCCCCCTGCTTTAGTGCCAAGCTACAATGGTGGCTCTCCAAACCTTCCCAACTACAGTTATCCTCCTACAGGGTATGCCTCACAGACTACTGTGGGTCCCGGTTATAGTCCTGGGGGAGCGCCGCCCCCTTCTGCTTATCTGCCGTCTGGCATTGCAGCTCCTACCCCAATACCTCCCTACACCTACCAGTCCCATAATCATACACCAATTGCCCCCACACCTTTAAATGGCAGCACATCCAACTCATTAAAACGAAAAGCTTTCTACATGAGTGGACACGGAGATGTGGACTCAAACTATGGTAACTTCAACTACAACCAACAGCGCTCCTCACACAGCCCAATGTACAGAGTGGCAGACAGTAGCGTCTCAGACTCAAACAGGGGCAGTGGCTTTGAAAGAAATGCAGAACCATCATCTTTAGCCTTCAAGCCAACCAAACAGTCAATGTCCTCTGACCAGCAAAGAAAATTCAATGTACACTCTGGCAGAGCACTAACTCCTCCATCCTATGGATCAACCAAAAGTTCTGGAGGGGAACTAAGAACTGGTGAGTCCTATAGCAAATTTGGATCTCCCATTATGAGCGAGCAAACTGATGAGCACAGGCAGCACCTCTCCCACTCCCTGCCAGGCCCTGATTTAGCTACGGCTACCTCATCCACCCACGCTGCAGAGGAGCAGTTAAAGAACAGTGATTCCAGCCTGGTGGAAATGGTAAATACGGAGATCCTTCAGCAGGGCTCTCCAGTGGACTGGAGTGACATTGCAGGACTGGATATGGCCAAAGCAGCAATCAAAGAGGAGATACTGTGGCCGATTTTACGGCCAGATATGTTTAGTGGACTTGCCACATTACCTCGGAGCCTCCTTTTATTCGGACCTCAGGGAACTGGTAGATCACTGCTGGCTCGCTGCATGGCCAACCAGCTGGGGGCTGCCTTCTTGCGATTGAGCAGTTCAGCACTGGTGACTAAGTGGCTTGGGGAAGGTGACAAGATCATCCAAGCTTCTTTTCTTGTAGCTCGCTGTCGCCAACCAGCAGTAGTGTTCATCAGTGATGTGGATCTGCTGCTGTCCGCCCAGCTGTCCGAGGAGAGCCCAGTGAATCACCTCAAGGCTGAGCTCCTCATACAGCTCGACAGTATTCTGACCTCTGCTGAGGACCATGTTCTTGTGGTCTGCTCCACCAGTAAGCCTGAAGAGATCCCTGAGACTCTACGAAGATATTTTACTAAGCGATTGCTCATCCCCTTGCCTGATGGGACTGCACGCCATCAGATAATCAGTCAGCTGCTCTCACAGCACAACTATTGTCTCAGTGACAAAGAGATTTCATTATTAGTTCAGAGGACAGAGGGCTTTTCTGGATTGGATGTGGCCCAGCTGTGTCAAGAGGCTCTGGTTGGTCCTCTTCATGGCATTTCTGGAGCTGACCTTTCTAGCATTCACCCCAGTCAGATGAGACCAGTCTCATACCAAGACTTTGACAATGTATTTTGCAAATTCCAGCCCAGCATATCACAAAAAGAGCTTGACGTGTACACTGAgtggaataaaatgtttggCTGTAGTCAATGA